The following proteins come from a genomic window of Vibrio vulnificus NBRC 15645 = ATCC 27562:
- a CDS encoding DUF4056 domain-containing protein: MMKMNKTTLLLLLASFSSSVLAEVDAPVGVRPCCAFGYDLKAQLGGIPVPFFSVGNVVDADKIGQHRYNDGSQSVSGNLLGLGDESNGLIFTQHAGFIDTAHVRDTADYTFYLYQENLTHLGQEYQVELKQELRVRQIHWQPQFQAESLSQAEKVQRSADAAAFIAFQLAQWHEIAQWFGLMSVGGFDELASAFSPEDLYSNMLGAQLAKQVILATPTLDKKTFSKNVDHVLQQRLSELKAQSKKITQQKIEALDGLWWDSARRLPDKWLLLKRDYQLAYTLQPNYPGSEHTLSLNAHFSDGSPISDWVSLKLIASNEEKHFSALPDTLKKAQVWTHQNFANLADFAYQQDARHHPKSFSPQVGEE; encoded by the coding sequence ATGATGAAAATGAACAAAACAACTCTTCTTCTGTTGCTCGCCAGCTTCTCTTCCTCGGTGCTTGCCGAGGTCGATGCCCCCGTGGGTGTGCGCCCATGTTGCGCCTTTGGTTACGACCTAAAAGCCCAGTTGGGAGGCATTCCCGTCCCGTTCTTTTCAGTGGGTAACGTGGTGGACGCCGACAAAATTGGCCAGCACCGCTACAACGATGGCTCACAATCCGTGTCGGGCAATTTGCTCGGACTGGGCGATGAAAGCAACGGCCTCATTTTTACCCAACACGCTGGCTTTATTGATACCGCCCACGTTCGAGACACCGCGGATTACACCTTCTATCTCTATCAAGAAAACCTCACCCATCTTGGTCAGGAATATCAGGTTGAACTCAAACAAGAGCTGCGTGTGCGGCAGATCCATTGGCAGCCTCAGTTTCAGGCGGAGTCTCTGAGTCAAGCCGAAAAAGTACAACGTAGCGCTGACGCCGCCGCGTTCATCGCCTTTCAATTAGCGCAATGGCATGAAATTGCCCAATGGTTTGGTTTGATGTCCGTCGGCGGCTTCGACGAGTTAGCGTCGGCCTTCTCTCCAGAAGATCTCTACTCCAACATGCTTGGCGCACAACTGGCGAAACAGGTGATTCTTGCCACTCCTACCTTGGATAAGAAAACCTTCTCCAAAAACGTCGATCACGTCCTACAACAACGCCTAAGCGAACTCAAAGCGCAATCGAAAAAGATCACTCAACAGAAGATTGAAGCGCTCGATGGGTTATGGTGGGACAGCGCACGCCGTTTGCCTGACAAGTGGCTGCTGCTCAAGCGTGACTACCAGCTCGCTTATACCCTTCAGCCTAATTACCCGGGAAGCGAGCATACTCTGTCACTCAATGCGCACTTTTCTGATGGTAGTCCGATTTCCGATTGGGTCAGTCTGAAACTGATTGCCAGCAACGAGGAGAAGCACTTTTCAGCCTTGCCTGACACCCTGAAAAAAGCGCAAGTCTGGACGCATCAGAACTTTGCGAATTTGGCCGATTTTGCTTATCAACAAGATGCTCGTCATCACCCTAAGTCATTCTCTCCTCAGGTAGGTGAAGAGTAA
- a CDS encoding dicarboxylate/amino acid:cation symporter, with the protein MNTKKPMSLTGRVILGMVAGILTGFAIRALFADNGFVDAYIVNGLFEVGGKIFIASLKMLVVPLIFVSLVCGTSSLKDISTLGRMGGKTLAFYITTTAVAITLALTMGTVFQPGSGADLTAASSFKSAEAPSLGQVIIDMFPTNPISAMAEGKTLQVIVFALLFGIAISAAGKPGERIAAIFSDLNEVIMKLVALLMNLAPYGVFFLMAKLFTGLGLGAIINLGEYFLVLTATLLIHGLVTYSLMLKGFTGLSPLTFLKKMEDAIMFAFSTASSNATIPATMETVKNRLGVDNKIASFTVPLGATVNMDGTAIMQGVATAFIAQAFNIDLSMGDYVMVILTATLASIGTAGVPGVGLVMLAMVLNQVGLPLEGIALIMGVDRLLDMIRTAVNITGDACVSVIVAKSEGALDLDRFADPKAGEKEEEVHLKRADA; encoded by the coding sequence ATGAATACCAAGAAACCGATGTCGCTAACCGGCCGTGTAATTCTTGGCATGGTTGCGGGTATCTTGACAGGATTCGCGATTCGCGCGCTATTTGCTGACAATGGATTTGTTGACGCATACATCGTAAATGGACTTTTTGAAGTCGGCGGTAAAATCTTTATTGCCAGCTTAAAAATGCTTGTTGTACCACTGATTTTTGTTTCGCTTGTTTGTGGTACCAGCTCACTTAAAGATATCTCGACCCTAGGTCGTATGGGTGGTAAAACCCTGGCGTTTTACATCACCACCACCGCCGTTGCTATCACGCTCGCTCTGACCATGGGTACGGTATTCCAACCTGGATCAGGTGCAGATCTCACCGCAGCAAGCTCGTTCAAATCGGCAGAGGCACCGTCATTGGGTCAAGTGATCATCGATATGTTCCCGACCAACCCAATCAGTGCGATGGCCGAAGGCAAAACGCTTCAAGTGATCGTCTTCGCCCTGTTGTTTGGTATTGCCATCAGTGCAGCTGGTAAACCGGGTGAGCGCATTGCGGCGATCTTCTCTGACCTTAACGAAGTGATCATGAAGCTGGTTGCGCTACTGATGAACCTGGCCCCTTACGGCGTGTTCTTCTTGATGGCGAAACTGTTTACTGGCCTAGGTTTGGGCGCAATCATTAATCTAGGTGAATACTTCCTAGTGTTGACGGCGACACTGCTCATCCATGGTTTGGTCACTTACAGCTTGATGCTAAAAGGCTTCACTGGTCTAAGTCCATTGACTTTCTTGAAGAAAATGGAAGATGCCATCATGTTTGCCTTTTCAACAGCCTCGTCTAACGCGACCATTCCAGCCACCATGGAAACGGTAAAAAACCGCCTAGGCGTAGACAACAAAATCGCCTCGTTTACGGTTCCGTTGGGCGCAACCGTCAACATGGATGGAACAGCCATCATGCAAGGCGTGGCGACCGCATTTATCGCTCAAGCATTCAACATCGACCTTAGTATGGGTGACTATGTGATGGTGATTCTCACCGCAACATTAGCATCTATCGGTACCGCTGGTGTTCCGGGTGTTGGTCTGGTCATGCTGGCGATGGTACTCAACCAAGTGGGTCTACCACTGGAAGGTATCGCGCTGATCATGGGTGTCGACCGTCTACTGGATATGATCCGCACAGCTGTCAACATCACTGGTGATGCGTGTGTTTCGGTGATTGTTGCGAAATCAGAAGGTGCTTTAGATCTTGACCGCTTTGCCGATCCAAAAGCAGGCGAGAAAGAAGAAGAAGTACACCTAAAACGTGCAGACGCTTAA
- a CDS encoding LysR family transcriptional regulator: MDTNRLIPLLSEMAIFVNVVESGSFSKTAQKLGVSPSSVSRSITRLENVLEKKLLERTTRQMRLSATGQEVYSLCSDMMNAAKMAVSAAQTDKSEASGSLRIAAPKALSRQVLMPFVLDFIADHPKVALQLKVADHYIDPIGDEVDVIIQITDKPTEGLVARSLGRCRLVLCASPEYLQQQGTPNHPDDLVGHNCLCLGENPRDRVWDFTIGSRKISVNVKGSFAVNHSEIRREAVLRGFGISVFPEFAIRPYIESGALTELLSDWHLGGNYQGQILAQYAQSKYVPQQIKTFIEYLQQRMVLS; the protein is encoded by the coding sequence ATGGACACAAATAGGCTAATTCCACTGCTTTCTGAGATGGCAATTTTCGTTAATGTGGTCGAATCTGGCAGTTTTTCGAAAACCGCGCAAAAGCTTGGTGTGTCGCCGTCTTCGGTCAGTCGCTCGATAACTCGTTTGGAAAATGTGCTGGAAAAGAAACTGCTTGAGCGCACAACGCGACAAATGCGGTTGAGTGCGACGGGGCAAGAGGTCTATAGCCTGTGCAGTGATATGATGAATGCGGCGAAGATGGCGGTTTCCGCCGCGCAAACGGACAAAAGTGAAGCATCGGGCTCACTGCGCATTGCCGCGCCGAAAGCGTTATCTCGTCAGGTGTTGATGCCGTTCGTGCTCGATTTCATTGCTGATCACCCCAAAGTGGCGCTGCAACTGAAAGTCGCGGATCACTATATCGACCCGATAGGCGATGAGGTGGACGTGATCATCCAAATCACTGACAAACCAACCGAAGGGTTAGTGGCTCGTAGCTTAGGTCGCTGCCGTTTGGTGTTGTGTGCAAGCCCAGAGTATTTGCAGCAGCAAGGCACGCCGAACCATCCAGATGATTTAGTGGGCCACAACTGTTTGTGTTTGGGAGAAAATCCGCGGGATAGGGTGTGGGATTTTACCATCGGCAGCCGAAAAATTTCGGTGAATGTGAAGGGCTCATTTGCGGTCAATCACAGTGAAATTCGCCGTGAAGCGGTGCTGAGAGGATTTGGCATTTCGGTGTTTCCTGAGTTTGCGATTCGTCCTTATATTGAGTCGGGAGCATTGACCGAGTTACTCAGTGACTGGCACCTTGGCGGCAATTATCAAGGGCAGATTTTGGCGCAATATGCGCAGTCAAAGTACGTGCCGCAGCAGATTAAAACCTTTATAGAATACCTTCAACAACGCATGGTGCTTTCATAG
- a CDS encoding argininosuccinate synthase-related protein — MKKIRSIEDVQNVASQAKHVLTLFSGGLDSSYLLEILKNSRAKVTAVAIDLGDDIEESKLKLITDHYGFDLKILDAKQEFVEHSLFCAIQAQALYLGDYPVSSSLSRPIIVKKAVELAQNLGCDAIIHTANQSQNSLRRLNGAIERSGYQGFYGSPYEYSAISREEKAQTLFHSGLVGFKSRNVSGDSNLWCREFESGILDDPENFTLADSLFTWSRWQPEHHLEGNSIKIGFKQGYPVTLNDKPITLLELIAFINNHVGAYEIGRYVGFDHLDQDEKVLEVREAPAAMLLMKAYKLLETATLPTDVLKAKAWHNETWTQEAVEGRFGSLLQNASYAFIAHTAEHVSGSVLFQLSRGNAIATSIVADNARYLRDRDNWEINVAHTRSMRSVQLEPTSDKQHQVA; from the coding sequence ATGAAGAAAATCAGAAGTATTGAGGATGTACAAAACGTCGCGAGCCAAGCCAAACATGTGTTGACGCTCTTTAGCGGCGGCTTAGATAGCTCTTACTTGCTCGAAATTCTCAAGAACAGCCGCGCAAAAGTCACCGCGGTGGCCATTGATCTTGGCGATGACATCGAAGAATCCAAACTCAAGCTCATCACCGATCATTACGGCTTCGATTTAAAAATCCTCGATGCAAAACAGGAGTTTGTTGAACACAGCCTCTTTTGCGCCATACAAGCACAAGCGCTTTACCTAGGTGACTATCCGGTCAGTTCCTCACTCTCTCGACCAATCATTGTTAAAAAAGCGGTCGAGCTGGCGCAGAATCTCGGTTGTGACGCCATCATCCACACCGCAAATCAGTCGCAAAATAGCTTACGCCGTCTCAATGGCGCGATTGAACGTTCAGGCTACCAAGGTTTCTACGGCTCGCCTTATGAGTATTCCGCCATCAGCCGCGAAGAAAAAGCTCAGACGCTGTTTCACTCCGGTTTGGTTGGCTTTAAATCTCGTAATGTCAGTGGCGATTCCAATTTATGGTGTCGCGAGTTTGAATCCGGCATCTTGGACGATCCGGAAAACTTCACCCTCGCCGATTCGCTTTTTACCTGGTCGCGTTGGCAACCAGAGCACCATCTTGAAGGCAACAGCATCAAGATCGGTTTCAAACAAGGTTATCCGGTTACCTTAAATGACAAACCGATAACTCTACTCGAGTTAATAGCGTTTATTAACAACCACGTTGGCGCGTATGAGATAGGTCGTTATGTAGGGTTCGACCATCTCGATCAAGACGAAAAAGTGTTAGAGGTGCGCGAAGCACCCGCCGCAATGCTCTTGATGAAGGCTTATAAGTTGCTCGAAACGGCCACTTTACCTACCGATGTTCTCAAAGCCAAAGCATGGCACAACGAAACGTGGACTCAAGAAGCGGTCGAAGGTCGCTTCGGTAGCCTGTTGCAAAATGCCAGCTATGCGTTCATCGCTCACACTGCCGAGCATGTCTCTGGCAGTGTCCTCTTTCAACTTTCCCGAGGTAATGCAATCGCCACCAGTATTGTTGCAGATAATGCACGATACCTGCGTGATCGCGACAATTGGGAGATAAACGTGGCGCATACCCGCAGTATGCGCTCGGTTCAACTTGAACCGACATCTGATAAACAGCATCAAGTCGCGTAA
- a CDS encoding 2OG-Fe dioxygenase family protein: MTMTESTTHKTKQSVLPISQQLKKYKYVFINGRQMTLLLSTHVGEVIRFKNCWNQLERDRYMADGGTYRYRRYGQFTKLARSKEIVMMPHEPYVQPAYINTLNGDIERHFEPLTDRFVTSPVLEKLLKMMSEIYDDVEGEPQNWNIRLHPYRITATEAEAGEPTPEGLHRDGVTYIASMMINKINVSGGETRITDDNQNELERITLDKTFDIVMADDAATMHEVSTITPASSETSASRDVLVIAFTKMEK; encoded by the coding sequence ATGACAATGACAGAAAGCACGACTCATAAAACCAAGCAGAGCGTTCTTCCCATTTCGCAACAGCTGAAAAAGTACAAATACGTCTTTATCAATGGACGACAAATGACGTTACTACTCAGCACTCATGTTGGCGAAGTGATTCGATTCAAAAACTGCTGGAACCAACTAGAACGCGATCGCTATATGGCTGACGGTGGAACATACCGTTATCGTCGCTATGGTCAGTTCACTAAACTTGCGCGGAGCAAAGAAATTGTGATGATGCCGCACGAACCCTATGTTCAACCTGCGTACATCAACACACTCAATGGCGATATTGAACGTCACTTTGAACCGTTAACCGACCGCTTTGTGACCTCCCCTGTACTAGAAAAACTGCTCAAGATGATGAGCGAAATCTATGACGACGTCGAAGGCGAACCGCAAAACTGGAATATCCGTTTGCACCCCTATCGTATCACCGCAACGGAAGCGGAAGCAGGCGAACCAACGCCTGAAGGGTTGCATCGTGATGGCGTGACTTATATCGCCTCGATGATGATCAACAAGATCAATGTATCCGGTGGCGAAACCCGCATCACCGATGACAATCAAAATGAGCTCGAGCGCATCACGCTCGACAAGACTTTCGACATCGTCATGGCGGATGATGCCGCTACGATGCACGAAGTCTCCACTATTACCCCCGCGAGCAGTGAAACATCAGCATCTAGGGATGTACTCGTTATCGCTTTTACAAAAATGGAGAAATAA
- a CDS encoding DMT family transporter, whose product MTIATSSLKKGSFKFPLTETLLLLVAVFWGTSYGLTKSALVYTSVLLFISIRFSITFLCMLPVVIRDFRQGLNKDWKIAIPTGFILSAIFFCEVFGVSQTSASNAAFLISLTVILTAFAELVINKKRISNTLLALTVCSVIGVLLLTSEQGIELSLNTGDYFILTAALLRALMVTMTKRFTEGKEITTTTLTSLQSFVVASCAIVGVLVYVPAAEIVLPVSLEFWLTVAYLVLFCTLFAFYVQNYAVRKTSPTRVSLLMGSEPLFGAIFAMVWLQESLTALQLLGGALILFSVIVTSTRDN is encoded by the coding sequence ATGACAATAGCGACGAGTTCGTTAAAAAAAGGAAGTTTTAAGTTTCCCCTCACTGAAACACTGCTGCTGTTAGTGGCCGTGTTTTGGGGAACCAGTTACGGGCTCACCAAAAGCGCTCTTGTGTATACCAGCGTTTTGCTCTTTATCTCGATTCGTTTCTCGATCACTTTCCTGTGTATGCTACCTGTCGTGATTCGAGACTTTCGCCAAGGACTCAATAAAGACTGGAAGATTGCCATACCGACCGGCTTTATCCTCTCGGCGATTTTTTTCTGCGAAGTGTTTGGGGTTTCACAAACCTCTGCATCCAATGCCGCATTTTTGATCAGCCTCACCGTTATCCTAACGGCGTTTGCGGAACTGGTGATCAACAAAAAGCGCATTAGTAATACCTTGCTGGCTCTCACTGTGTGCAGTGTCATCGGTGTACTCTTGCTCACCAGCGAGCAAGGCATCGAGCTTTCACTCAACACTGGCGACTACTTTATTTTAACTGCGGCACTGCTGCGTGCCTTAATGGTCACCATGACCAAACGTTTCACCGAAGGCAAAGAGATCACCACCACCACCCTGACCTCTCTACAATCTTTTGTTGTGGCCAGTTGTGCAATCGTCGGCGTGTTGGTGTATGTGCCAGCTGCAGAGATCGTATTGCCCGTCTCGTTGGAGTTCTGGTTAACCGTCGCCTACTTAGTATTGTTTTGTACCCTGTTTGCTTTCTATGTACAAAACTACGCCGTGCGAAAAACCTCACCGACTCGCGTTTCACTCCTGATGGGCAGTGAGCCATTGTTTGGTGCTATTTTCGCCATGGTATGGCTACAAGAATCCCTCACCGCGCTGCAACTGCTCGGTGGCGCACTCATCCTGTTTAGTGTGATTGTTACCTCGACTCGGGATAACTGA
- a CDS encoding LysR substrate-binding domain-containing protein: MDNRLRYLSALRFFESASRLKSYSKAAEELHVTQAAISQKLRQLEDRLGCKLFVRRGREMHLTDKGQILQKHVNDGFKNIVTGLNRIQNEPLEGVLNVSAPRSFSTRWLMPRLWKFTMEFPHVPIRVQNAKGIDIRHTETDVLIWQGDDTVEHLELEQETLFEEAIFPYCSPQLAESMKFTEPEQLLRCWLIDFNSTSFNWDQWFHCANVQAKREGIQWMEVSTFDMAINAVVAGHGACLATESITADFVERGLLVKPFNIGLKPGVRISVISDPSSSRVLRINAFKEWLQRELHFQ, translated from the coding sequence ATGGACAATCGACTGCGTTATCTCTCAGCACTGCGTTTTTTCGAATCGGCCTCGCGGCTAAAAAGTTACAGCAAAGCGGCCGAAGAGCTGCATGTTACCCAAGCTGCCATTAGCCAAAAATTACGCCAGCTTGAAGATCGTTTAGGGTGCAAATTGTTTGTTCGTCGTGGGCGAGAAATGCATCTCACCGATAAGGGTCAGATCCTGCAAAAACATGTGAATGATGGCTTCAAAAACATTGTTACAGGGCTCAATCGAATTCAAAACGAACCGCTTGAAGGCGTGTTGAATGTTAGTGCCCCTCGCTCGTTTTCGACTCGCTGGTTAATGCCTAGATTGTGGAAATTCACCATGGAATTCCCTCATGTACCTATTCGTGTGCAAAACGCTAAGGGCATTGATATCCGCCACACAGAAACGGATGTGCTTATTTGGCAAGGTGATGACACCGTCGAGCATCTTGAGCTTGAGCAAGAGACGTTATTTGAAGAGGCCATTTTTCCCTACTGCTCACCACAGTTAGCAGAATCCATGAAGTTTACTGAGCCAGAACAACTGCTACGCTGTTGGCTGATTGACTTTAACTCTACCTCCTTCAACTGGGATCAGTGGTTTCACTGTGCCAATGTTCAGGCCAAGCGTGAAGGGATCCAATGGATGGAAGTCAGTACCTTCGATATGGCGATTAATGCCGTTGTTGCGGGTCATGGTGCCTGCTTGGCGACAGAGAGCATTACCGCCGATTTCGTTGAGCGCGGCTTGTTGGTCAAGCCATTTAACATCGGGCTCAAACCTGGCGTTCGCATCTCCGTGATCAGTGATCCTTCGTCATCACGTGTGTTAAGGATTAACGCTTTCAAGGAATGGTTACAAAGAGAACTTCATTTTCAGTAA
- a CDS encoding Crp/Fnr family transcriptional regulator: MRITPSSTGRFSAYLAEQSKAFRELIYRCQVSSYYVDAGTEILRQGEKLEQLFVVPVGRVSMNIIAANGRRFQLGEANCDDHIFGEMEFFTQTPCQWTVTADEHLQVDLICIHRLAQALEQQPEMMVFFASALAEDYQDSMEIYTSRLLHPIAYNIAFDLLQQKQHPVMLGGFDKVNQEAERFGTSSRVYRRAVKELMDKGLVSKGENGLEIVDEEQLRRFLESSE; the protein is encoded by the coding sequence ATGAGAATCACGCCTTCCTCAACAGGCCGTTTTTCTGCCTATCTAGCAGAGCAGAGCAAAGCTTTTCGAGAGCTGATCTACCGTTGCCAAGTCAGCAGTTACTACGTTGATGCAGGGACGGAGATCCTCCGTCAGGGGGAAAAGCTAGAACAACTGTTTGTTGTGCCAGTGGGGCGCGTTTCTATGAACATCATAGCGGCTAATGGTCGACGCTTTCAGCTCGGAGAAGCGAACTGCGATGACCATATTTTCGGTGAAATGGAGTTCTTTACGCAAACGCCTTGTCAATGGACGGTTACGGCTGACGAACATCTGCAAGTTGACCTCATTTGCATTCATCGTTTGGCTCAAGCATTAGAGCAGCAGCCGGAAATGATGGTGTTTTTTGCCTCTGCACTGGCGGAAGATTATCAAGATTCGATGGAGATCTACACTAGCCGCTTGCTTCACCCCATTGCGTACAACATCGCTTTTGATTTATTGCAGCAAAAACAGCACCCAGTCATGCTCGGTGGGTTTGATAAGGTCAACCAAGAAGCCGAGCGTTTTGGCACTTCAAGCCGCGTTTACCGTCGTGCCGTCAAAGAACTGATGGACAAAGGCCTGGTTAGCAAAGGAGAAAACGGTTTAGAGATTGTCGACGAAGAGCAGCTCAGACGTTTTCTTGAGAGCAGTGAGTAG
- a CDS encoding DUF1294 domain-containing protein: protein MAIKGQIIEWNDEKGYGFISAIGGELKVFFHISSVTNRGYRPKIKDSVTFDVAEDKKGRFNAENVVVLGVHGFPFTVLFGFSFLVAATASVVLFDGAKILIPLYVVLSMFTYLMFAKDKQAAQENSWRTPENTLHLLSLLGGWPGALLAQFSLRHKSKKQPFKLILWLTITLNIAGFLWLFTESGRHLVQFVFDAFLL from the coding sequence ATGGCAATAAAAGGCCAAATAATAGAATGGAATGACGAAAAAGGTTACGGGTTCATTTCTGCCATTGGTGGAGAACTGAAAGTATTCTTTCATATTTCTTCGGTCACAAACCGTGGCTATCGCCCCAAAATAAAAGACAGTGTCACTTTCGACGTGGCTGAAGACAAAAAAGGGCGATTCAACGCTGAAAATGTTGTCGTTCTTGGTGTGCATGGTTTCCCTTTTACCGTTTTGTTTGGTTTTAGCTTTTTAGTTGCAGCAACCGCCTCCGTTGTCCTATTCGATGGGGCAAAAATTCTCATCCCATTGTATGTAGTGTTGAGTATGTTCACCTATCTGATGTTTGCTAAGGATAAACAAGCAGCACAGGAGAATAGTTGGAGAACGCCAGAAAACACCTTGCATCTACTCTCACTACTCGGTGGTTGGCCTGGGGCACTGTTGGCTCAATTTTCGTTGCGACACAAATCGAAAAAACAGCCTTTCAAACTCATTCTATGGCTGACTATCACTCTGAATATCGCCGGTTTTCTTTGGCTATTTACCGAGTCAGGTCGACACCTTGTTCAGTTTGTTTTTGACGCATTTTTACTTTAG
- a CDS encoding nucleoside phosphorylase, giving the protein MSKQPHLCVDETQVAERVIVCGEPDRANRIAALLENAELIAENREYRLFNGEFQGKAITVCSTGIGAPSMIIAVEELKQCGAKYIIRVGSAGAMQPNIALGELIVAEGAVRDEGGSKAYIDAAYPAYASFSLLKGLDGYLQMQTVPYHMGVVRSHDSFYTDDEETLCQYWNKKGILGADMETSALFTVGRLRGLHVASVLNNVVRYQQDVKEGVSQYVNDDDAMMAGEKRASLAALTALSCQ; this is encoded by the coding sequence ATGAGTAAACAGCCTCATCTGTGTGTTGATGAAACGCAAGTCGCAGAACGAGTGATCGTGTGTGGCGAGCCGGATCGCGCGAACCGAATTGCAGCGTTACTAGAAAACGCCGAACTGATAGCAGAGAACCGTGAATACCGCCTTTTCAACGGTGAGTTTCAAGGTAAAGCCATCACCGTTTGCAGCACGGGCATTGGTGCACCTTCAATGATTATTGCCGTTGAAGAGCTCAAGCAATGCGGCGCGAAATACATCATTCGTGTTGGTTCTGCAGGTGCGATGCAACCGAATATCGCACTGGGTGAGTTGATCGTAGCGGAAGGGGCAGTGCGCGATGAAGGGGGGTCAAAAGCCTACATTGACGCGGCTTACCCTGCTTATGCGAGCTTTAGCTTGCTCAAAGGGTTGGATGGCTATTTGCAAATGCAAACTGTTCCCTACCATATGGGCGTAGTGCGTTCTCACGACAGCTTCTATACCGATGATGAAGAAACTTTGTGCCAATACTGGAACAAAAAAGGCATCTTGGGAGCCGATATGGAAACCTCGGCGTTGTTTACAGTGGGTCGTTTACGTGGTTTGCACGTGGCTTCTGTGCTGAATAATGTCGTACGCTACCAGCAAGATGTGAAAGAAGGAGTAAGCCAATACGTGAATGATGATGACGCCATGATGGCGGGCGAAAAACGTGCGTCATTGGCGGCTCTAACCGCGCTTTCTTGCCAATAG
- the pnuC gene encoding nicotinamide riboside transporter PnuC — MELFSLFDINNTLVNIPIGDGYAMSWIEAIGTIFGLLCIWFASQEKTINYLFGLINVTLFAVIFFQIQLYGLLLLQLFFFCANVYGWYAWTRPNAEGDLLEVRWLSQKKMVITAGLCVCAIALLTVYIDPFFFALANIAVDTMNVFGAGLAEPVLEPDAFPFWDSTMTVLSIVAQILMTRKYVENWVLWVVINIISVGIYAMQGVYAMSLQYAILMFIAANGTREWARTAKRNQASTQQKSEKSADEAVA; from the coding sequence ATGGAGCTGTTCTCCCTATTTGATATCAATAATACGCTTGTGAATATTCCGATTGGTGATGGCTATGCGATGAGCTGGATTGAAGCCATTGGGACCATTTTTGGTTTGCTTTGCATTTGGTTTGCCAGCCAAGAAAAAACCATCAACTATCTATTTGGTTTGATTAACGTGACACTATTTGCGGTGATCTTCTTCCAAATTCAATTATATGGATTGCTTTTGCTACAGCTGTTTTTCTTTTGTGCTAACGTTTATGGCTGGTATGCATGGACAAGACCAAATGCCGAAGGGGATTTGCTGGAAGTGCGCTGGCTGAGCCAAAAGAAAATGGTGATCACGGCGGGCCTCTGCGTGTGTGCGATTGCGTTATTGACCGTGTACATCGATCCATTTTTCTTCGCATTGGCAAATATCGCAGTGGACACCATGAATGTGTTCGGCGCTGGGCTTGCTGAGCCAGTATTGGAGCCTGACGCTTTCCCATTTTGGGATTCGACGATGACGGTATTGTCCATTGTGGCGCAAATCCTCATGACCAGAAAATATGTTGAAAACTGGGTACTTTGGGTGGTGATCAACATCATTAGTGTCGGCATCTACGCCATGCAAGGGGTGTATGCGATGTCACTGCAGTACGCGATCCTAATGTTTATTGCTGCGAATGGTACGCGTGAATGGGCACGTACAGCGAAGCGTAACCAAGCATCGACGCAACAGAAGTCAGAAAAATCGGCCGATGAGGCAGTCGCATGA